CATATCAGGGACAGATGTGAATCTAGGACAAAAACTCAGATGTACAGGAATAttcttgtattcattttctttaatcagATTTAGTCTGACATTGAGCCTCCACTTGGCCAGGCTGGGAATATTCTGCTTCACCATTCAATAAGAGGCATTCTACCCTCCTAGGGGTTTCCCAGAATAAGCCTCACGCAGGGCCCAGAAAATGGTGGACATTTGTCAGCTGCTCTTCCAGGGTCCATTGCCCCTCTACCACTTTCTTAACAACTCCAGATTTTCCTTTGTGTAGCAGCCATAGACTTAGGTTAGACTGACCCCACCTTCTGTTTCAGAGCAGGGGCTGCTGGTCTAAGTTAATCTGCATAATCTTATCTCACCTGCCACTGTGATTGGTTTGCAGTTTGCATCCATCGGTTGGGTCAGAGCAAACTTCAGGACACTCGTTCTCAGGTTGTAGGCACCAGTGGTTTCTATCCCATAAATGAATGTGGAAAATGCAGGTCCAGGACtacagcagccatcttgtgaccatgagaaGAGTCAGCCTGAGAACAAAGCTGACACATGGAAGAGTGAAGAGTCAAGAGAATCTCAGAGCAAAGGAGCTAGAGCCTGATTAACTTTGCCTGAGGTTGGCCCTACTTTTGGATAAATCCACATTAGTCTTAAACCAGGGTGAGTAGAATTCTGTCTTCTGTGCAGTTGAAGATCTCCCACCTAAAATGACCTCCAACCTCCATGCTGTTAGGGCTGCAACCCAAAGAGTCCAAACCTGTAGCTCCACAGCCCGTCATACCTGTGCCATAACCAATGTAGAGCAACTCTTACTAATGGCTGATGATAGCCATGCAACTGAGGATTACTATAACGCTTTGCtttccccaaaacattttttggaCCTCCTTATTGTCTGGGCACCCCCATGGTGTTTGATGCTGTGAGTCATATAGTGACTCCCAGTCACATGGCTGTGACTCCCAGCCATGCAGGACTGTACCAGTGTGTGATTAGACCTGGGGTATGGGTAGCGGAGTGCAGacatctctctgtgcttcctcagAGTGTTCCATACTGAAGGTAAGAGCCCTCTTTTACTGGGGCCAAGACTTATGGTGAATTCTTGCCAATGGTGCTATCAGTCAATggtacaaattttatttttcatgttattctTACTGAACACAGGCCTCTAGGATAATATCAAAACATGTACAGTGATGAACAATTCTACGTAGGGCCTCACAGCATATTCCAAGAGCCCAGTTCTACTAAAaccagattctgtgtctatctcttAATCTTGCACACACCGATGAGGCTTCACAGATATGCACCAGCTTCTGGTGGCAGAGAATCTAAGATTTCACTAGCATAAAACAGCTCTGATATGTCACTGTGGTTGTGCACAAAGCCAAAAACTAGCCAACATTTCTAGAACTGTGAAGGTTCTTTCCTTCCAGGTTCATAGATAGAAGCTTCCATTAGTCAATGGAacgatgggtgggtgggtgagtagATAGAGAACGAGTTTACTTTTTTGCCTTAGTCACATGGTCTACAACATGGACCTTACAAAACTCCTTTCTCTACTTTGGGTTACCATTTTCCCATGAACACAATGAGGAGTTTGGAGGTCTTGCATTCTGACAGTCTGGAATTCTTTGATAGTCACTCAATCAGGTATTATTGATGTACCAGGTTCTTCACGGCAGCCTTCACATCCTTGTTCCTTAGGCTGTAGATGATGGGGTTGAGCATGGGGGTCACCACCCCATAGAAAAGGGAGGTGAGCTTATCTGAAAGGTCCTGCTTATCTTCCCCCAGGGGGTCCTTGGATTTAGGCTTCCCATACATGAAGAGGATGGTTCCATAGAAGACGACCACAACTGTGAGGTGGGCagagcaggtggagaaggcctttttcttcccctcagcTGAGGGGATCCTCAGGATGGTAGCAATGATGAATACATAAGAGACAAAAATGAACAGAACTGGGACCCCCAGGAAAATCACATTAGCCACAACCATGCTGATCACATTCATAGAAATGTCAGCACAGGCCAACTTCAGGACAGCCAGGATCTCACAGGTGAAGTGATTGATGACATTGTCCCCACAGAAGGGCAGCCTCATAGCCTGGGATGTCTGAACTACAGAGTTGGTGATACCAGCTGCCCAGGAGCCAGCAGCCATGGGTATGTATATAGCCTTGTTCATGACCATAGAGTATCTCAGGGGGttacagatggccacatagcgatcAAATGACATCATGCCCAGAAGCACACACTCTGTAGCTCCCATGGCAAAGGAGAGAAACATCTGCCCAAAACAGGCTGAGAAAGAGATGGTTTTCCTGGGGGTCAGGAAGCTGTCGAGaatgagggggacagaggaggttGTGTAGCAGATGTCCAGGAAGGAGAGGTTccccaggaagaagtacatgggtgtgTGCAGGTGGGAGTCAAGGATGGTCACCAGGATGAGGACCCCATTGCCCAGCAGGATCACCAGGTACATCAGTAGAATGAGCACAAAGAATGTTTTCTCCAGCCTTGGATGGGCTGAGAGTCCCAGGAGAATGAACCCCACCACAGGGGAGGTCTGATTGAACCTGTCCATCGTACATCTCCTCTGTCACCTGCAGGAACTCTCTGAAGTCAATTTCAGCTCT
The Prionailurus viverrinus isolate Anna chromosome D4, UM_Priviv_1.0, whole genome shotgun sequence genome window above contains:
- the LOC125150398 gene encoding olfactory receptor 13C7-like isoform X1, whose translation is MEHIKLNTSPVVGFILLGLSAHPRLEKTFFVLILLMYLVILLGNGVLILVTILDSHLHTPMYFFLGNLSFLDICYTTSSVPLILDSFLTPRKTISFSACFGQMFLSFAMGATECVLLGMMSFDRYVAICNPLRYSMVMNKAIYIPMAAGSWAAGITNSVVQTSQAMRLPFCGDNVINHFTCEILAVLKLACADISMNVISMVVANVIFLGVPVLFIFVSYVFIIATILRIPSAEGKKKAFSTCSAHLTVVVVFYGTILFMYGKPKSKDPLGEDKQDLSDKLTSLFYGVVTPMLNPIIYSLRNKDVKAAVKNLVHQ
- the LOC125150398 gene encoding olfactory receptor 13C7-like isoform X2 → MDRFNQTSPVVGFILLGLSAHPRLEKTFFVLILLMYLVILLGNGVLILVTILDSHLHTPMYFFLGNLSFLDICYTTSSVPLILDSFLTPRKTISFSACFGQMFLSFAMGATECVLLGMMSFDRYVAICNPLRYSMVMNKAIYIPMAAGSWAAGITNSVVQTSQAMRLPFCGDNVINHFTCEILAVLKLACADISMNVISMVVANVIFLGVPVLFIFVSYVFIIATILRIPSAEGKKKAFSTCSAHLTVVVVFYGTILFMYGKPKSKDPLGEDKQDLSDKLTSLFYGVVTPMLNPIIYSLRNKDVKAAVKNLVHQ